A window of the Lactuca sativa cultivar Salinas chromosome 5, Lsat_Salinas_v11, whole genome shotgun sequence genome harbors these coding sequences:
- the LOC111921044 gene encoding uncharacterized protein LOC111921044: MAIEKNSFKVVASARLESEFSSRSREESMSSEDDDFQRRGGVELDEDEDDYEDCDSGAGSDDFDLLELGETGEEFCQIGDQTCSIPFELYDLPGLGDILSMNVWNDVLTEEERVSLTKYLPDMDQEHFMRTMKELFTGSNFHFGVPIHKLFDMLKGGLCEPRVSLYRQGLGFFQKHKHYHVIRKHQNTMVNNLVSIRDAWTKCRGYSIEEKLRVLNIMKSQKSLMYEKMEEQETDSSEFEESTDWGNKKVKDRKQKHAHYPGYRSSPTLALEQPNKQNPKGTLKVSGSKMGSGSIEVKPGPSGSTRAYGFVGNDEEEERTMYDVAVHRDHNVSINKSGKKFKGVHDEFPETYMGLPVSLRTDMHAFGRNRTVNSLSDIKVLTSRPSNIRVPYDYGKKLKRPENNTLYTRGEPLWHNQEQMDPPYRMGQKKGRMVNNGGRVVAAAEGMKMLAKGEETESDSSEQFGEDDDDNNPLMRSKWAYPSGGSGIKPGSSLKKGKNNNNNSRKNGDFRDVMLPGGEEMYTLKGKQKGKFNNTHGINHFDDFNGDVEVSEMFQVPLRKAYPGGIGKKQKDYSTLPMIHMNDYLEDPSVGRSGKKGQIFEGYPEMGDVRLLGCNSVNSVSKKRKVKDELMYMDEQENLGYSNSSPQQPLDDVSFIKKRKWSDTIPFENMMNEQIMDTTEEDLELENKTQKKPFTLITPTVHTGFSFSIIHLLSAVRMAMVSQLPEDSMDVDKTHNGEETKQEVINGGDQGPTTSDPSSVNPNLPSLTVKDIVNRVRSNPGDPCILETQEPLQDLVRGVLKIFSSKTAPLGAKGWKSLVLYKKSIKSWSWVGPVSQISSDDQEIVEQVTSPESWGLPHKMLVKLVDSFANWLKSGQETLQQIGSLPAPPLTLMQLNLDEKERFRDLRAQKSLNTINPSSEEVRGYFRKEEILRYLIPDRAFAYTAVDGKKSTVAPSRKGAGKPTSKARDHFMLKRDRPPHVTILCLVRDAAARLPGSIGTRADVCTLIRDSQYIVEDVSDAQVNQVVSGALDRLHYERDPCVQFDGERKLWVYLHREREEEDFEDDGTSSTKKWKRQKKESGEGADQGSVTLAYRGPGEQTGFDLSSDLNVDPMVMGMGMGDKMLSERNLNNEDFDDGREEDTEVLNTSVS; the protein is encoded by the coding sequence ATGGCGATTGAAAAGAACAGTTTCAAGGTCGTTGCCAGTGCTCGATTAGAGTCTGAGTTTTCTTCTCGTAGTCGTGAAGAAAGTATGTCTAGTGAAGATGATGACTTTCAGAGGCGAGGAGGTgttgagttggatgaagatgaagacgattATGAAGATTGTGATTCCGGTGCAGGTTCTGATGACTTTGATTTACTCGAATTGGGTGAAACTGGTGAAGAATTTTGTCAAATTGGGGATCAAACATGTAGCATTCCTTTCGAGTTATACGATCTTCCAGGTTTAGGCGATATTTTATCCATGAATGTTTGGAACGATGTTCTTACAGAAGAAGAACGGGTAAGTCTTACAAAATACCTTCCCGATATGGACCAAGAACATTTCATGAGAACAATGAAAGAACTCTTCACTGGTTCCAATTTTCATTTTGGAGTTCCAATACATAAACTTTTTGACATGTTAAAGGGAGGTTTATGTGAGCCAAGAGTCTCACTCTACAGACAGGGACTCGGGTTCTTTCAGAAACACAAACACTATCACGTCATCAGAAAGCATCAGAACACAATGGTGAATAATCTCGTTTCAATACGCGACGCTTGGACAAAGTGTCGCGGATACAGCATTGAAGAAAAGCTTCGTGTGTTGAACATTATGAAAAGTCAAAAGAGCTTAATGTATGAAAAGATGGAAGAACAGGAAACCGATTCATCTGAATTTGAAGAATCCACTGATTGGGGCAACAAGAAGGTTAAAGATCGTAAACAGAAACATGCCCATTATCCAGGTTATCGATCCAGTCCAACATTAGCTTTAGAACAACCAAATAAACAAAACCCAAAAGGAACCCTAAAAGTTTCTGGATCAAAAATGGGTTCGGGTTCCATTGAAGTAAAGCCAGGTCCTTCAGGGTCAACTAGGGCTTATGGGTTTGTAGgcaatgatgaagaagaagaaagaacaaTGTATGATGTTGCTGTTCATCGAGATCATAATGTTTCAATAAACAAATCAGGGAAAAAGTTTAAAGGTGTCCATGATGAATTTCCTGAAACTTACATGGGTTTACCTGTGTCATTGAGGACAGATATGCATGCTTTTGGTAGAAACAGAACTGTAAATTCATTGTCAGATATCAAGGTATTAACTTCAAGACCTTCTAATATAAGGGTACCTTATGATTATGGGAAAAAACTCAAACGCCCTGAGAATAATACTCTGTATACTAGAGGTGAACCATTATGGCATAACCAAGAACAAATGGATCCACCCTACAGAATGGGGCAGaagaagggtagaatggtcaaTAATGGCGGACGGGTGGTGGCAGCTGCTGAAGGAATGAAAATGCTGGCAAAAGGTGAGGAAACAGAGTCGGATTCATCTGAACAATTTggggaagatgatgatgataataacCCTTTAATGAGAAGCAAATGGGCTTACCCTAGTGGTGGATCGGGTATAAAACCCGGGTCAAGTTTAAAAAAAGgtaaaaacaataataataattcaaGAAAGAATGGTGATTTTCGTGATGTCATGCTTCCTGGAGGTGAAGAGATGTATACTCTGAAAGGAAAACAGAAGGGTAAGTTTAATAATACACATGGGATCAATCATTTTGATGATTTTAATGGTGATGTTGAAGTTTCTGAAATGTTTCAAGTGCCCTTGCGAAAAGCGTACCCTGGTGGGATCGGGAAGAAGCAAAAAGACTATTCTACCCTTCCGATGATTCACATGAACGATTATCTCGAAGACCCTTCTGTTGGAAGGTCTGGTAAAAAAGGTCAAATCTTTGAAGGGTATCCTGAAATGGGAGATGTAAGGTTATTAGGGTGCAACTCGGTTAACTCAGTGTCAAAAAAACGAAAGGTAAAAGATGAATTGATGTACATGGATGAACAAGAGAATCTTGGATACTCAAACTCAAGCCCACAACAACCACTTGATGATGTTTCCTTCATTAAAAAAAGGAAATGGTCGGATACAATTCCTTTTGAAAACATGATGAATGAGCAAATTATGGATACAACAGAGGAAGATTTGGAGTTAGAaaataaaacccaaaaaaaaccTTTCACTTTAATCACTCCCACAGTTCACACAGGGTTCTCATTCTCCATCATCCACCTTCTGTCAGCTGTACGCATGGCAATGGTCAGTCAACTTCCGGAAGATTCCATGGATGTTGACAAGACTCACAATGGTGAAGAAACAAAGCAAGAAGTCATCAATGGAGGAGATCAAGGTCCAACAACTTCTGATCCTTCTTCTGTAAACCCTAATCTCCCATCTTTGACCGTGAAAGATATAGTCAACCGGGTCCGGTCAAACCCCGGAGACCCATGCATTCTTGAAACACAAGAGCCACTTCAAGATTTAGTACGCGGAGTCTTGAAAATCTTCTCTTCAAAAACCGCACCTTTAGGAGCAAAAGGATGGAAATCCCTCgttttatataaaaaatcaaTCAAAAGCTGGTCATGGGTGGGCCCCGTTTCTCAAATTTCATCCGATGATCAAGAAATAGTCGAACAAGTAACATCTCCCGAATCGTGGGGCCTACCCCACAAAATGCTGGTCAAACTCGTTGACTCATTCGCCAACTGGCTAAAAAGCGGACAAGAAACATTACAACAAATCGGAAGCCTCCCTGCTCCTCCACTAACACTAATGCAACTCAATTTGGATGAAAAGGAAAGATTCCGTGACTTAAGAGCTCAAAAGAGTTTAAATACAATAAACCCGAGTTCCGAAGAAGTCCGGGGGTATTTTCGGAAAGAAGAAATATTGCGGTATTTGATCCCGGATCGTGCGTTCGCGTACACAGCCGTGGACGGTAAAAAGTCAACCGTGGCGCCGTCGAGAAAAGGCGCGGGGAAACCGACGTCGAAAGCGCGGGACCACTTCATGCTGAAGCGCGACCGGCCGCCACATGTCACGATCCTGTGCCTGGTCCGGGACGCAGCTGCTCGGCTGCCCGGAAGCATCGGGACCCGGGCGGATGTTTGTACTTTGATACgggattctcaatatatagtggAAGATGTGTCGGATGCTCAAGTGAATCAGGTTGTGAGTGGGGCGTTGGATCGGTTGCATTATGAGCGGGACCCGTGTGTGCAGTTTGATGGAGAGAGGAAATTGTGGGTTTATTTGcatagagagagagaagaggaggATTTTGAGGATGATGGGACTTCGTCTACTAAGAAATGGAAGAGGCAGAAGAAGGAATCCGGTGAGGGTGCGGACCAGGGGAGTGTCACGCTGGCTTACCGTGGGCCCGGGGAACAAACGGGTTTTGATTTGAGTTCGGATTTGAATGTGGACCCCATGGTTATGGGTATGGGTATGGGTGATAAAATGTTGAGTGAAAGGAATTTGAATAATGAGGATTTTGATGATGGGAGAGAGGAAGATACAGAGGTTTTAAACACAAGTGTAtcttga